Proteins from a genomic interval of Pseudomonas paeninsulae:
- a CDS encoding tetratricopeptide repeat protein: protein MKRISLLLAMTVVLSGCQTMGPEPELNTRSVYSGDNSLLYKVRKQASSADQAMQMAEMAYQAGDLDQSLYQYLRAIELEPKRYEALVGVGRIHRERGNTQLAEMAFGEVLANQPDNLDALAEMGMLHLAKRDHKGAQALLFKAVELDQRRQGSEKSSLHDVAALKVDSKSPLKVYNALGVLADLNNDFPLSEAYYRLAMLIEPRSVLVQNSLGYSYYMAGQWPEAERTYQRGISYDASYKPLWRNYGLLLARMERYEEALSAFEQIGGRAQASNDVGYVCLVEGKLDVAEQFFRSAIEQSPAHYDTAWENLNRVQQVRRIRQMGGNPGSVAAIPPSAPLVQ, encoded by the coding sequence ATGAAAAGGATCAGTCTGCTGTTGGCCATGACGGTCGTGTTGTCAGGATGTCAGACCATGGGGCCGGAGCCAGAGCTAAATACCCGCTCGGTTTATAGCGGCGACAATTCGTTGTTGTACAAGGTACGCAAACAGGCCAGTTCGGCCGATCAGGCCATGCAGATGGCCGAGATGGCCTACCAGGCCGGCGACCTGGATCAGTCGCTGTATCAGTATCTGCGCGCCATCGAGCTGGAGCCGAAACGCTACGAGGCCCTGGTCGGGGTCGGGCGCATCCACCGCGAGCGCGGTAATACTCAGCTCGCCGAGATGGCCTTCGGTGAGGTACTGGCGAACCAACCGGACAACCTCGACGCCTTGGCCGAGATGGGCATGCTGCATTTGGCCAAGCGTGACCACAAGGGCGCGCAGGCGCTGCTGTTCAAGGCGGTGGAGCTAGATCAGCGACGCCAGGGTAGCGAAAAGAGCAGCCTGCACGACGTGGCTGCACTCAAGGTGGATAGCAAGTCACCGCTGAAGGTCTACAACGCCCTTGGCGTACTCGCCGACTTGAACAACGACTTCCCGTTGTCCGAGGCTTATTACCGCCTGGCCATGCTGATCGAACCGCGTTCCGTGCTGGTGCAGAACAGTCTGGGCTATTCCTACTACATGGCCGGTCAATGGCCAGAAGCTGAGCGAACCTATCAGCGCGGCATCAGCTACGATGCCAGTTACAAGCCGCTATGGCGTAATTATGGCTTGCTGCTGGCGCGTATGGAACGCTACGAGGAAGCGCTTTCGGCCTTCGAACAGATTGGCGGCCGTGCCCAGGCCAGTAACGATGTTGGTTATGTCTGCCTGGTGGAAGGCAAGCTGGATGTCGCCGAGCAGTTCTTTCGCAGCGCGATCGAACAATCTCCTGCGCATTACGACACGGCCTGGGAAAACCTCAACCGGGTCCAGCAGGTCAGACGGATTCGCCAGATGGGCGGCAACCCTGGCTCGGTAGCCGCTATCCCCCCGAGCG
- a CDS encoding AAA family ATPase, giving the protein MLKPREAPAPSSSPGKQGFHLLISSRDADALQHLNSICRRVPGMQVNTRLVSNGHTDPLFGLQQTPDFLLLRVSHLWREELAALMQHPIQDRPPLLVCGPLEEREGIRLAMQAGARDFLPEPVAAEELLAALGRMVAETHSSSGATGKLVAVMNAKGGSGATLLACNLAHQLSAKGSRVLLLDLDLQFGSVAHYLDVQPNHSHVEVLQQIGELDSMALRGFCSHFSPSLHVLGGREHELCLPQDVHIEQLEALLELARSSYDWVVVDLPRQIDHLTGITLEQADRVYIVVQQSLSHLKDASRLARILRDELGVRGESLQVVVNRYNKSDPITLRDIATALRCSELQKLPNDFAVVSQSQNTGVPLDLHAPRAPITLALHELSKELLGKQAGVEQGVFKRAFSRLFGGESHAQ; this is encoded by the coding sequence ATGTTGAAGCCCAGAGAAGCCCCCGCGCCATCCAGTTCGCCCGGCAAGCAGGGTTTTCACCTGCTGATCAGTAGCCGCGACGCGGATGCCTTGCAGCATCTCAATAGTATCTGTCGGCGTGTGCCCGGCATGCAGGTTAACACCCGCCTGGTCAGTAATGGGCATACCGACCCTCTCTTTGGGCTGCAGCAGACGCCGGATTTTCTCTTGCTGCGGGTCAGCCATCTGTGGCGCGAGGAATTGGCGGCGTTGATGCAGCACCCGATCCAGGATCGCCCGCCATTACTGGTGTGTGGTCCGCTGGAGGAGCGTGAGGGCATACGCCTGGCGATGCAGGCCGGCGCTCGCGACTTCTTGCCAGAGCCGGTGGCCGCCGAGGAGTTGCTTGCAGCGCTGGGGCGTATGGTCGCCGAGACTCATTCCAGCAGCGGCGCGACCGGCAAGCTGGTGGCGGTGATGAATGCCAAGGGTGGTTCCGGCGCGACGCTGCTGGCCTGCAACCTGGCCCATCAACTCAGTGCCAAGGGTAGCCGCGTTCTGCTGCTGGATCTCGACCTGCAATTCGGCAGCGTCGCCCATTATCTGGATGTGCAGCCCAACCACAGCCATGTCGAGGTGCTGCAACAGATCGGCGAGTTGGACAGCATGGCGCTGCGCGGTTTCTGTAGCCATTTCAGCCCGAGCCTGCATGTACTGGGCGGCCGTGAGCACGAGTTGTGTCTGCCGCAGGATGTGCATATCGAGCAGCTCGAGGCGTTGCTTGAGTTGGCGCGCAGCAGCTATGACTGGGTGGTGGTGGACCTGCCGCGGCAGATCGATCACCTCACTGGCATCACCCTGGAACAGGCCGACCGTGTCTACATAGTGGTGCAGCAGAGCCTCAGCCACCTCAAGGATGCCAGTCGTCTGGCGCGCATTCTGCGCGATGAGTTGGGGGTGCGCGGTGAGAGTCTGCAGGTGGTGGTCAACCGCTACAACAAGTCCGACCCCATCACCTTGCGCGATATCGCCACGGCATTGCGTTGCAGCGAGTTGCAAAAGCTACCCAACGATTTCGCCGTGGTCAGTCAGAGCCAGAACACCGGCGTGCCGCTGGATCTGCACGCGCCGCGCGCACCGATCACCCTGGCGTTGCATGAGCTGAGCAAGGAGTTGCTTGGCAAGCAGGCTGGCGTCGAACAGGGCGTGTTCAAGCGCGCCTTCAGCCGTCTTTTCGGGGGAGAGAGCCATGCTCAGTGA
- a CDS encoding CpaF family protein codes for MLSEFRNRLRQQPVKAVATPSAECNTQGEPDKVMMAWEHITPDELYETKSHLSPVETEWREKIYQQLLKVMDLSLLDSLEQADAVRQIREICQRLLDDHNAPVSATTRQLIIKQISDEVLGLGPLEPLLADSSVSDILVNGHDSVYVERFGKLQRTDVRFRDDQHLMNIIDRIVSNLGRRIDESSPLVDARLKDGSRVNAIIPPLAIDGPSVSIRRFAVDLLNTESLVQMGTLTPAIALMLKAIVRGRLNVLISGGTGSGKTTMLNVLSSFIPHNERIVTIEDSAELQLQQPHVVRLETRPSNIEGRGEVGQRELVRNSLRMRPDRIVIGEVRGAEALDMLTAMNTGHDGSLTTIHANTARDALGRIENMVSMTGATFPIKAMRQQIASAIDVVIQLERQEDGKRRLVSVQEINGMEGEIITMTEIFSFVRRGMGEHGEVLGDYRPTGMVPAFREVMGKRGIELPLEMFRPEWMEGQS; via the coding sequence ATGCTCAGTGAATTTCGTAATCGCTTGCGCCAGCAGCCGGTCAAGGCAGTTGCAACGCCATCAGCCGAGTGCAACACACAGGGCGAGCCTGACAAGGTAATGATGGCCTGGGAGCACATCACCCCAGACGAACTCTACGAAACAAAAAGCCATCTCAGTCCGGTGGAGACCGAGTGGCGGGAGAAGATCTACCAGCAGTTGCTCAAGGTCATGGATCTGTCGCTGCTCGATTCGCTGGAGCAGGCCGATGCGGTGCGACAGATTCGCGAGATCTGTCAGCGCCTGCTGGATGACCATAACGCACCGGTAAGCGCGACCACCCGCCAGTTGATCATCAAGCAGATATCCGACGAGGTTCTCGGCTTGGGGCCGTTGGAACCGTTGCTGGCCGACAGCAGTGTGTCCGACATCCTGGTCAACGGGCATGACTCGGTATACGTCGAGCGCTTTGGCAAGCTGCAGCGCACCGATGTGCGTTTTCGCGACGATCAGCACCTGATGAATATCATCGACCGCATCGTTTCCAACCTCGGGCGGCGCATCGACGAGTCCTCGCCGCTGGTCGATGCACGCCTCAAGGACGGCTCGCGGGTCAATGCGATCATCCCGCCGCTGGCCATCGACGGGCCGAGTGTATCGATCCGCCGCTTCGCCGTGGATTTGCTCAATACCGAGAGCCTGGTGCAGATGGGCACCTTGACCCCGGCCATCGCCCTGATGCTCAAGGCCATCGTTCGTGGCCGCCTGAACGTGTTGATCTCCGGTGGTACCGGCAGCGGCAAGACCACCATGCTCAATGTGCTGTCCAGTTTCATTCCGCATAACGAGCGCATCGTCACCATCGAGGACTCGGCCGAGCTGCAACTGCAGCAACCGCATGTGGTGCGCCTGGAAACCCGCCCGTCGAACATCGAGGGGCGTGGCGAGGTGGGCCAGCGTGAGCTGGTGCGTAACAGCTTGCGCATGCGCCCGGATCGCATCGTCATTGGTGAGGTGCGTGGCGCCGAGGCGCTGGACATGCTCACGGCAATGAATACCGGCCACGACGGTTCGCTGACCACCATTCACGCTAATACCGCGCGCGATGCCCTGGGCCGGATCGAAAACATGGTGTCGATGACCGGCGCGACCTTTCCGATCAAGGCGATGCGTCAGCAGATCGCTTCGGCCATCGATGTAGTGATCCAGCTCGAGCGTCAGGAGGATGGCAAGCGGCGCTTGGTCAGCGTGCAGGAGATCAATGGCATGGAGGGTGAAATCATCACCATGACCGAGATTTTCTCGTTCGTTCGCCGCGGCATGGGCGAGCACGGCGAGGTGCTTGGCGACTACCGACCAACCGGCATGGTGCCGGCGTTCCGTGAGGTGATGGGCAAGCGCGGTATCGAGCTGCCTCTCGAGATGTTCCGGCCGGAGTGGATGGAGGGGCAGTCATGA
- a CDS encoding TadE/TadG family type IV pilus assembly protein has translation MNRQRMRGVYVVEFAIIGLLLFTLLFGVVEMGRLFFTVNGLDEVVRRGARLAAVCDIRDTRILRRAIFNDIGNGGASSLIANLGTANLTLVYLDENGATVANPADLTGVSGFSAIRYVQLRVDNFTFDLLIPGFRGVFTLPAFRSTIPRESLGRHAETGVVPEITPC, from the coding sequence ATGAACAGGCAACGCATGCGCGGGGTGTACGTGGTGGAGTTCGCCATCATCGGCCTGCTGTTGTTCACCCTGCTGTTTGGTGTGGTGGAAATGGGCCGCTTGTTTTTCACGGTCAATGGCCTGGATGAGGTGGTGCGCCGCGGAGCGCGCCTGGCGGCGGTGTGCGATATCCGCGATACGCGGATCCTGCGCAGGGCCATCTTCAACGATATCGGTAACGGCGGTGCCAGTTCGTTGATCGCCAACCTGGGCACCGCCAACCTGACCCTGGTCTATCTGGACGAGAACGGCGCCACGGTGGCCAACCCTGCGGACCTTACCGGTGTCAGCGGCTTCAGTGCCATCCGCTATGTGCAACTGCGGGTGGATAACTTTACCTTCGATCTACTTATTCCTGGGTTTCGTGGGGTGTTCACTCTGCCGGCATTCAGGTCGACCATTCCCCGTGAAAGCCTCGGTCGCCATGCCGAGACGGGAGTCGTTCCGGAGATCACGCCATGTTGA
- a CDS encoding TadE/TadG family type IV pilus assembly protein: MKPRMQRPFTATPAHQRGAVMVLIVIALASILLMAALALDGGHMLLNKTRLQNAVDAAALSGAKTLQQVFGNGNASTLTRDAALNTLLLNANAVGNRELSTGIGGGGVGAFAVVELANSVYGPFSFPGPTDAAYVRVSVPDYPLAGFFWRFAQSLSAGNLGAKAVAAIATAGPSPSASPCKIEPLLVCGDPTKNPANNGGTSYWGYGFGDLQVLKSAAGNDPTISPGNFQLLRLDGSSGANDLRTALAGGIEKCNVVGDKVPTEPGNTVGPVAQGLNTRFGEYNGPGMTAANYPPDWVTQFSNPKMTYNDSVSPPRVEHQGVAVTSSGGNLTAGATALYDLNDWLAASAACAVSGTCTGVHERRMLNIVIGNCSGVSGGQVDVPVLDFGCFFMLQTVAQQGNQAQVFGQFIKECEGDGVAGPKPVDDVGPVIIQLYKTYIDNNRTPSPDS, from the coding sequence ATGAAACCCCGTATGCAAAGGCCGTTCACCGCGACGCCAGCGCACCAGCGCGGGGCGGTGATGGTGCTGATCGTGATTGCCTTGGCCTCCATACTGTTGATGGCCGCCCTGGCCCTGGACGGCGGCCACATGCTGCTGAACAAGACGCGCCTGCAGAATGCCGTGGATGCTGCGGCCCTGAGCGGAGCCAAGACCTTGCAGCAAGTGTTCGGCAACGGCAATGCCTCCACTCTAACGCGGGATGCGGCGCTCAATACCCTGCTACTCAACGCCAATGCCGTTGGCAATCGCGAGTTGAGCACTGGCATCGGCGGCGGCGGGGTGGGCGCCTTCGCGGTGGTGGAGCTGGCCAACAGTGTGTACGGCCCGTTCTCCTTCCCCGGCCCAACCGATGCCGCCTATGTGCGAGTATCGGTGCCGGACTACCCGCTGGCCGGGTTCTTCTGGCGTTTCGCTCAGTCTCTTTCGGCCGGTAACCTTGGTGCCAAGGCCGTGGCGGCCATTGCCACTGCGGGACCAAGTCCCTCTGCCTCGCCCTGCAAGATCGAGCCCCTCCTGGTCTGCGGCGATCCCACCAAGAATCCTGCAAACAATGGCGGGACTTCCTACTGGGGTTATGGCTTTGGCGATCTGCAAGTGCTCAAGAGCGCAGCCGGCAATGACCCGACAATCAGCCCGGGCAACTTCCAGCTGTTGCGCCTGGACGGCTCAAGCGGGGCTAACGACCTGCGCACCGCTCTGGCCGGCGGCATCGAGAAGTGCAATGTGGTCGGCGACAAGGTGCCTACCGAGCCCGGCAACACCGTAGGGCCGGTGGCCCAAGGCCTGAATACCCGCTTCGGCGAGTACAACGGCCCGGGCATGACCGCCGCCAACTACCCGCCGGACTGGGTCACTCAGTTCAGCAACCCGAAGATGACTTACAACGACAGCGTCTCGCCGCCCCGTGTGGAGCATCAGGGGGTGGCGGTCACCTCTTCGGGGGGGAATCTGACCGCTGGCGCAACAGCGCTGTACGACTTGAATGACTGGCTGGCGGCGAGCGCGGCCTGTGCCGTTTCCGGCACCTGCACCGGCGTTCATGAGCGGCGCATGCTCAATATCGTGATCGGCAACTGCAGTGGGGTGTCTGGCGGCCAGGTTGATGTGCCGGTGCTGGACTTCGGTTGTTTTTTCATGCTGCAGACGGTCGCCCAGCAAGGCAACCAGGCCCAGGTGTTCGGCCAGTTCATCAAGGAATGCGAGGGCGATGGCGTGGCCGGGCCGAAGCCAGTCGACGATGTCGGGCCGGTCATCATCCAGTTGTACAAGACCTATATCGACAATAACCGCACGCCGAGTCCCGACTCCTAA
- a CDS encoding type II secretion system F family protein: MDYLLSLLNRAVGNEELARLLFVGAIGLSAVLAVVTLAMLVMGLRDPVQRRLILIKRGHGGTAVGQEPPSNLQLMLEQVGQRFVSGEEGQESATRTLLTHAGYRSPAAVQMYWAVRLLAPLVLVGLSLLAMPLIPKLSLPIGALLVVGALGVGWLVPAIYVDKRKQARMRRLLVAFPDALDLMVVCVESGLALPQAIERVADEMAVSQPELALELALVNAEIRAGISSTVALKHLAERTGLEDIRGLVSLLSQSIRFGTSVADTLRIYAEEFRDRRTQAAEEKAAKIGTKLIFPLVLCLWPSFFLVAIGPALVGVLKVFGKL, translated from the coding sequence ATGGATTATCTGCTGAGTTTGCTCAATCGAGCGGTGGGCAACGAGGAGTTGGCGCGCCTGCTGTTCGTCGGCGCCATTGGCCTGAGCGCGGTGCTTGCGGTAGTGACGCTGGCCATGCTGGTGATGGGGCTGCGCGACCCGGTGCAGCGGCGCCTGATTCTGATCAAGCGCGGGCACGGTGGCACTGCGGTCGGCCAGGAGCCACCGAGCAATCTGCAACTGATGCTGGAGCAGGTGGGCCAGCGCTTTGTCTCCGGGGAAGAGGGGCAAGAGTCGGCCACCCGCACCCTGCTCACGCACGCCGGTTATCGTTCGCCGGCGGCGGTGCAGATGTACTGGGCGGTTCGCCTGCTGGCGCCGCTGGTACTGGTTGGCCTTAGCCTGCTGGCAATGCCGCTGATCCCCAAGCTGTCGCTGCCTATTGGCGCTCTGTTGGTGGTCGGTGCGCTAGGCGTCGGTTGGCTGGTGCCGGCCATCTATGTCGACAAGCGCAAGCAAGCGCGCATGCGGCGGCTACTGGTCGCCTTCCCCGATGCCCTGGACCTGATGGTGGTCTGTGTCGAGTCGGGGCTGGCTTTGCCCCAGGCGATTGAGCGGGTGGCCGACGAGATGGCGGTCAGCCAGCCGGAGCTGGCGCTTGAGCTGGCCTTGGTCAATGCGGAAATTCGTGCCGGTATCTCCAGCACCGTGGCGCTCAAGCATCTGGCCGAGCGCACTGGCCTGGAGGACATTCGCGGCCTGGTTAGTCTCTTGTCGCAAAGCATTCGCTTTGGTACCAGCGTGGCCGACACCCTGCGCATCTATGCCGAAGAGTTCCGCGACCGGCGTACTCAGGCGGCCGAGGAGAAGGCGGCGAAAATAGGCACCAAGCTGATATTCCCACTAGTCTTGTGTCTGTGGCCGAGCTTTTTCCTGGTGGCCATCGGTCCCGCATTGGTTGGGGTGCTAAAAGTCTTCGGGAAGCTATGA
- the cpaB gene encoding Flp pilus assembly protein CpaB translates to MNSRTPVLIGLSLVLGLGAAFMANNWLSARLNEEPDDNMKNVVVATAEIPFGQMVEAQQVTLVRMPTGTVPDDAFDATEKVVGQIATFTMLRGDIVRGARLAEHLGGSTLASLIDKDKRAISVRVDDVVGVGGFLLPGNRVDVLATKKVDGSNNTAKSETILEDLRVLAVDQTASTDKTQPVVVRAVTLEMTPEETEILVKAQTEGTLQLALRNPLDNQKKPLPPVAEAVAMVAPAPVPQAPKRVIRRRSSSGSSAGVTIIRGIDVQATKVQL, encoded by the coding sequence ATGAACTCACGCACGCCTGTATTGATCGGTCTTTCGCTCGTCCTCGGCCTGGGCGCGGCCTTTATGGCCAACAACTGGCTGAGTGCCCGGCTCAACGAAGAGCCTGACGACAACATGAAAAATGTGGTGGTGGCCACGGCGGAAATTCCCTTCGGCCAGATGGTCGAGGCCCAGCAGGTGACCCTGGTGCGTATGCCCACGGGCACGGTGCCGGACGATGCATTCGACGCCACTGAAAAAGTAGTGGGCCAGATCGCCACCTTTACCATGTTGCGTGGCGACATAGTGCGCGGCGCTCGCTTGGCCGAGCATCTCGGCGGCAGCACCCTGGCCTCGTTGATCGACAAGGACAAGCGCGCCATCTCGGTGCGGGTGGACGATGTGGTCGGTGTCGGCGGCTTCCTGTTGCCGGGTAACCGGGTCGATGTGCTGGCGACCAAGAAGGTCGATGGCAGCAATAACACTGCCAAATCGGAAACCATACTCGAGGACCTGCGGGTGCTTGCCGTGGATCAGACTGCCAGTACCGACAAGACTCAACCGGTGGTGGTGCGTGCGGTGACCCTGGAAATGACCCCGGAAGAGACGGAGATCCTGGTCAAGGCGCAAACCGAAGGCACGCTACAGCTGGCTCTGCGCAACCCGCTGGATAACCAGAAAAAGCCGCTGCCGCCAGTGGCGGAAGCGGTGGCAATGGTCGCCCCAGCGCCGGTACCTCAAGCACCCAAGCGAGTGATCCGCCGCCGCAGCAGCAGTGGCAGCAGTGCTGGGGTCACCATTATTCGCGGCATCGATGTGCAGGCGACAAAGGTTCAGCTCTGA
- a CDS encoding type II and III secretion system protein family protein, producing MDIIRRIGTFALYVLFFTGGGAGLLSSAVLQAAEPVPGVSAMPAANVTNIQVPIYKSRVLTTRAPVKKVSVGNPEIADILVTSPTQLYLLGRALGSTNVLLWDSRNRLIDSLDLEVVHDLGGLKSKLHELLPNEQISVYSAQGALVLRGQVSSAAAMDSAVKLAKTYTAQTSSIVQGEGEAAVAAPTQSLDVINLMTVGGSQQVMLEVKVAEMKRDLVKRLGVRFLAIGSGGNWEFGGFNNSSSLVENLLSPSTGFLAKFASESFLFDAILEASKDNGSAKILAEPTLTTLTGQQAEFISGGEFPIPVSDENGITIEFKEFGVGVKFLPTVLDSGRINLNLNVSVSELVAANSLVVEAESTRGSSSLLVPALTKRSAQSTVELGSGQTIAIAGLISESTRDSVSRFPGLGDIPVIGHLFRSQEFISGETELVILVTPHLAKPVDARTVRLPTEKIVAPNDVDFYLLGRTKGRGEGRQVPVSLGTSEGNFGHDLN from the coding sequence ATGGATATCATCCGGAGAATCGGGACATTCGCGTTGTACGTTCTCTTCTTCACTGGCGGGGGCGCAGGGCTGCTGTCGAGCGCCGTGCTGCAGGCAGCCGAACCGGTGCCTGGGGTCAGCGCCATGCCGGCGGCCAACGTCACCAACATTCAGGTGCCGATCTATAAATCACGGGTATTGACCACCCGCGCGCCGGTAAAAAAGGTTTCAGTCGGTAACCCGGAAATCGCCGATATCCTGGTCACCAGCCCGACCCAGCTATACCTGCTCGGGCGTGCCTTGGGCAGTACCAACGTATTGTTGTGGGACAGCCGCAACCGGCTGATCGACAGCCTCGACCTCGAGGTGGTGCATGACCTCGGCGGGCTGAAGAGCAAGCTGCATGAGCTGTTGCCCAACGAGCAGATCTCGGTTTATAGCGCCCAGGGTGCCTTGGTGCTGCGCGGCCAGGTGAGCAGTGCAGCGGCGATGGATAGTGCAGTCAAACTGGCCAAGACCTATACCGCGCAAACCTCCAGCATTGTCCAGGGTGAGGGCGAGGCCGCAGTAGCAGCGCCGACCCAATCGCTGGATGTGATCAACCTGATGACCGTCGGCGGCAGCCAGCAAGTGATGCTGGAGGTCAAGGTGGCGGAGATGAAGCGTGATCTGGTCAAGCGTCTCGGCGTGCGTTTTCTGGCCATCGGCTCTGGCGGAAATTGGGAGTTTGGCGGGTTCAATAACAGCAGCTCATTGGTTGAAAACTTGCTCAGTCCCAGTACGGGCTTTCTGGCTAAGTTCGCTTCCGAGAGCTTTCTCTTCGACGCCATACTGGAAGCGTCCAAGGACAATGGTTCGGCCAAGATACTGGCAGAGCCAACCCTCACTACCCTGACCGGGCAGCAGGCGGAATTCATTTCCGGCGGCGAATTCCCTATCCCGGTTTCCGACGAAAATGGCATCACCATCGAGTTCAAGGAATTCGGCGTGGGAGTGAAATTCCTTCCAACCGTATTGGACTCGGGGCGGATCAATCTCAATCTCAATGTATCGGTTAGCGAGCTGGTGGCTGCTAATAGCCTGGTAGTGGAAGCAGAATCCACAAGAGGTTCGTCTTCATTGCTGGTGCCGGCGCTGACCAAGCGCAGTGCCCAGTCCACCGTCGAGTTGGGTAGTGGCCAGACCATCGCCATCGCCGGATTGATCAGCGAAAGCACTCGTGACTCTGTCAGCCGCTTCCCTGGGCTGGGCGATATCCCGGTGATCGGTCATCTGTTCCGTAGCCAGGAGTTTATTAGTGGTGAGACCGAACTGGTGATCCTGGTTACGCCGCACCTGGCCAAACCGGTGGATGCCCGCACCGTGCGCCTGCCGACCGAGAAAATCGTCGCGCCGAACGATGTGGATTTCTACCTGCTCGGCAGAACCAAGGGTCGTGGCGAGGGCCGTCAGGTGCCGGTTAGCCTTGGGACTAGTGAGGGTAATTTTGGCCACGATTTGAATTAG
- a CDS encoding TadE/TadG family type IV pilus assembly protein, with product MERCDFKHPQAQQGVAMVEFAIALPLLLLLLLGVAEFGRMLHQYNSLLQANRDAVRYLAGQAWNANLGKVEINSVLLARTRNIAVYGVPAPQPGKEVVPGLTTANVTVGTVGAEHVQVSISYVFRPVIGSGLPALIGNAIPLNFPLVATTVMRGL from the coding sequence ATGGAACGTTGTGATTTCAAACACCCGCAGGCGCAACAAGGCGTGGCCATGGTCGAATTCGCCATCGCCCTGCCGCTACTACTGTTGCTGTTGCTGGGTGTCGCCGAGTTCGGTCGTATGCTTCACCAGTACAACAGCCTGCTGCAAGCTAACCGCGATGCGGTGCGCTACCTGGCCGGACAAGCCTGGAACGCCAACCTCGGCAAAGTCGAGATCAATTCGGTGTTGCTGGCCAGAACCAGAAATATCGCCGTCTATGGCGTGCCAGCGCCCCAACCCGGCAAAGAGGTAGTGCCGGGTTTGACCACTGCCAATGTGACGGTCGGTACGGTGGGCGCCGAGCATGTCCAGGTCAGCATCAGTTATGTGTTTCGGCCGGTGATTGGCAGCGGCCTGCCAGCGCTGATCGGCAATGCCATCCCACTGAATTTCCCGTTGGTGGCCACCACCGTGATGAGGGGGTTGTGA
- a CDS encoding type II secretion system F family protein: protein MNQIPGEFILAFLGMVFTAVFLLSQGLVVPVFGEAGKVRKRIRSRLHVLERASNLPNMQTVLRQKYLRRLTPLEAMLEQLPGMEALSQMIEQSGHDYRAYRVVVLGLILGVVTGIALWLFTQVWWLALPVALAVCWLPVLKVASDRSKRFAQFEQDLPDALDAMCRALRAGHPFNETLQLVAEEHKGAVAHEFGLTFADINYGNDVRRAMLGLLERMPSMTVMMLVTSVLIHRDTGGNLTEVLERLSSLIRGRFRFQRKVVTLSAEGRMSAWVLVSVPFVLAAAIVLTTPEYMPVLLKDPIGQKMVMAAFVAMLLGIFWVRKIIRIQV from the coding sequence ATGAACCAGATTCCCGGCGAATTTATCCTGGCGTTCCTCGGCATGGTGTTCACCGCAGTATTCCTGCTCAGTCAGGGGCTGGTGGTGCCAGTGTTTGGCGAGGCGGGCAAGGTGCGCAAGCGCATCCGTAGTCGCCTGCATGTACTGGAGCGGGCCAGCAACCTGCCGAACATGCAGACGGTGCTACGGCAGAAGTACCTCAGGCGTCTGACGCCGCTGGAGGCCATGCTCGAGCAGTTGCCGGGCATGGAGGCCTTGTCGCAGATGATCGAACAGTCCGGGCATGACTACCGTGCGTATCGGGTGGTGGTGCTCGGTCTGATTCTCGGTGTGGTGACCGGTATCGCACTGTGGCTATTCACCCAGGTCTGGTGGCTGGCGCTGCCAGTGGCCTTGGCGGTGTGCTGGTTGCCGGTGCTGAAGGTAGCCAGCGACCGGAGCAAGCGCTTCGCTCAGTTCGAGCAAGACTTGCCGGACGCCCTTGATGCGATGTGCCGCGCTCTGCGCGCTGGCCATCCGTTCAACGAGACCCTGCAACTGGTGGCCGAGGAGCACAAGGGGGCGGTGGCTCATGAATTCGGCCTGACTTTTGCCGATATCAACTACGGCAACGATGTGCGCCGCGCCATGCTCGGCCTGCTCGAGCGGATGCCGAGCATGACGGTGATGATGCTGGTGACCTCGGTGCTGATCCACCGCGACACCGGTGGCAACCTGACCGAGGTGTTGGAGCGCTTGAGCAGTCTGATCCGTGGTCGCTTCCGCTTTCAGCGCAAGGTCGTGACCTTGTCGGCAGAGGGGCGAATGTCGGCCTGGGTGCTGGTTTCTGTTCCTTTCGTATTGGCTGCGGCGATTGTGCTGACCACTCCAGAATACATGCCGGTGCTACTCAAGGATCCCATTGGACAGAAGATGGTGATGGCAGCCTTTGTCGCCATGTTGCTGGGGATTTTCTGGGTCCGTAAAATCATCCGCATCCAGGTTTAA